One Sparus aurata chromosome 23, fSpaAur1.1, whole genome shotgun sequence genomic window, CAGTCCGCCGAGCAGCAGTAACACTGTGCAGGCCTGGCCAACTTAGGCTACTTAGCAAGCTAGCATTACTCCATAGGTACTAACCTACATACACATGACAAGCTAACTTGGCTACATTAGCTCAAGGTGCAGACATTAGATATTTTAATGCTGCTAGCTTTACTCAACCACTAAACAATCATCTTACCCTACACACGCTATACCATCTACAGGCTAACATGCATTAGCTAACAACACAGAGAGgactttcactttttttaatcCCAAACCGCCCAGATTGAGGCTAGTTAGCTTAAAGCTAGCACCAACGTAAGATATTTAGCACTAACGTTTACACTTTATTTCGGCGTTGCACTTTGAAGGGGGGAGTGCGACAGTTATCGGACCCTCACGAAGCGGGACGAGAAGCCGGTGTCACGCTTTGTTATCGGTGTCTCTCTCTCGTCCTGCACGGCGAGAAGCGCCGCTTTCCTAACAAAACCCTCGGACTGCTGCACGGACAAACCCACTCAACTCGACACTGTCACAAAGTCAGCGCTAGCTCGGCTCACGGACAATCCTCACGGCAGCTCCGGTCACCGGCTCCCGGCGAACTGCGTGTGCTTTCGCCGGCAGCTGCCGCACTTGTCACGCATGTAAGTGCATAAAAATTTAAGTTAAACGGCAACATTTTGCGGTGGCTTCAGCTGGCTTACCTTCTGTCGAGAGCGACCTCCCTCCTGCGTTCGTGCAATCAGAGTTGCACAGATTCTGGGTTGCACGCGCACTTCTTTCGCTCGCTCTCCCTCTACATCGGCGGATATGCATGTAGCGAGGCGCAGCGCTGAAGATCTGTGTGTGCAAAAAAATGCGGGAGATTGTGTGTTGATGTGCGGTGTGGCGCTGCGGAGATACCTGCGCACCGGTGTCCTAAGCCCCGCTACGTGGCCCGGCCAAGCTCTCGCGCGTACCACCGCCGTCCCGCGCTCATCTCAGGCATCCAGGCCGCTGTCTGGGCAGGCGCGCGGCGGCGTGTCTGGGTCTGGATCCTCCAAAGCAGACAGGGCACGGTGCGCGTGCACGACGAGCTCAGAGCCTTGAttgatgaaataataatgataccCGGGGGGCCGTTTACAGCCCTCACAGGGAAAATCATGCAGGAGTAATGAATTTATACTATTTTTACCATTCATTAGGACTATTTAATACTATGGAATTTATTCTGATTAACAATTGATTATTACTCTTTAATACTGTAGAATGTATCTTATTTAACAATTATTATTACTCTTTAATACTGTAGAATGTATCCTATTTTACCATCAATTATTACTCTTTAATACTGTGGAATTTATCCTATTTAACTATTAATTATTACTCTTTAATACTGAGGAATCTATCACATTTTACCATTAATTATTACTCTTTAATACTGTGGAATTTATCCTATTTAACAATTAATTATTACTCTTTAATACTGTGGAATTTATTCTGATTAACCATTGATTATTACTCTTTAATACTGTGGAATTGATCCTACTTTACCAATAATTATTACTCTTTAATACTGTGGAATTTATTCTAATTGACTATTATCTCTTTAATATTGTGGAATTAATCCTTTTTAACCAAAAATTATTACTCTTTAATACTGCAgaattaattatgtttttaccTTTAATTATCTCTCTTAATACTGCGGAATTATcctgtattttaaaatgtatcccATTTTTACCATTAATTTAAAGTGGCACTATATAGTTATGGAGAATAAATTCTAATGCGTACATCTGTAATATCAGAAATTGTTAACTGTTGCTGAATGGAAGTTTCAATTCTCACCAAAAAGCCATGccatttcttttattctttttcttaaaCAAGATACCAATGGTGATAAACTGTTTTATCCATTTTTACAATTATGCGGAAGGGAAAAACAGTTCTGTTCCTCCTTTGCAGTATTTCTCAAAAAGCAATAATGATACTCCCTCCTGTGGTGACTGCCGCTGATCACACTCAATAGAAAATACTGTAGATTCATTTCTAAGGCTTTAAACAGAGCCTGACCACCGGGAGGTAGAAAGACAATTTTATTAAGTTGAGCCATTTCTGAATCATGGGGTTTTTACGTTTTCTTCACACAAGCTACACACACAGCAACGACTGTAAAGAATGACAGCTCATCCTCTAGTATCCAACAAGCACATTCCAGTTGTTTGGgtttgtgtttattattcaTGACGAGATAATTTACTAGAAGCAGAAATATTCGAGACAATTAATCCTCTGGCAGATCAGAAGACACAGAGAATTCAGTCATATGGATAAATCACCTCTAGTCAGTTAAGTCAGTGAATCCAAAGGAGAGCCTTTCATTACAGATTTGAATATAAGCAGTTACACAATTTGAGGACACTTTCCTGCACAACACTGACAGAGTTACGGTATTTATCATCCAAGATTTATTATCTTTTAAAGGAATCACAAATGATTTTCCTCTGATGGTAAAATCACTCTTTTgcttttcacacatgcagtgcTCTGAATCACAATGTAGCAAAGACTAATCTTAAGAGAATTTACTGCATTGTcacttattttcaaaataaagtactAGATATAGGTTACCCTCCACTTCCTCACACATGGGTGGACTTAAATGTGTCCATCGCAGACCTCTCACTTTGTCTCCCACCACGCTGCTATCAGCAGAGCCCAGTCCAGAGTTGGTTAGAGAAAGAGTGGGAGGAATGTGTGTGAAGTTGGGAGTCCTTTATTGAATCCTCCAACCACCCCTCCACGGCCCATGTGATGGCTGGTGACAGCGAGAGTGGGGTAGACGTGAGGCAAGATGTTGTTATCACTGGGGCAACTGGAGCAATGTGCCCTGTCCTGAGGGCAAGTAAGTGACGTTGCGGGAGCGGGAGAGTTGGAAAGCGATGTCTTCAGCTGCCTCTAGCTTACGTAGTTCTACCAGACCATCACCAGCCTCCATCAGGGAGTTGGCGATAAGCAAGGCAGCCTGGGAatctccctctgctgagatGATGGCCGCCTGCTTCTGTTGCTCTGCCTTAAAGGATAAAAGAAGATTTGGTGAGCTGCTTCCACCTTTTCCAAatagagacaacatctgtaatACCTGGATGATCTGTGTTAAAAATACCTTTTCTACAACGAAACGGGCCCTCTCAGCCTCCTGCTGAGCCACCTGCTTCATCTCGACAGCCTCTGTGAATTCTTTGCCAAAGGTCAAGTGCGTCTGCAAGAACACAATCCAATTAAGTCTCCAAGTTGCAATCCAACTGAAAAGACAGAGTGGGCATTGCTACAAAATATGCCAGCAACTTCATACCAGTGAAACGTCATCCAGGATGAGGCCGAAGGTGGAGGCTCTTTCTGTAAGGTCTTCGCTAACCTGCCGAGAGACTAGCTCTCTCTGGGTAATGAGCTCACCAGCATCAAACCGAGCCTGTGGAAAAAGACACAAGCAAGTTTGTTCATCAGCTCACTTGTAAACCAAGACTTTTGTCcacttatttttttatatgaataGTTTCAAACTGCAGAACTTTTAACCAGTGAATATCCTAAAAAGAGTTAAGATACAGCCCAGTTATTTACAAATATATTTGTTGTATTAACAAGTTTTGCAGGTGTATATTTgcagacaaagaagaaaacCATGTGtttacatagaaaaaaaaatcagtctgttttaataaaaagtCCTGTTGACATCTGGCCTCAACTTAGAACTCAACATTTAGCCACTTAACAGAAagtatcaaaatatatattgtgtttttgttcagtcTAAAAATACTGAGATATGAATATTGGTTGCCCAGCCCTAATTTGTAAGAACTCTTCTAGGCTGATACTCACCACTACAGACTTTAAAACTTCTGTGGTGATGGACGGCAGCACTCTCTCATCATAGTCCTCACCAATACTAGTGAAGATGCGTGGCAGCTGGCCGGACACCGGCCGGAACAGGATACGCAATGTGATGTTTACATTCTGCAGATCTGTTTGGGAAATTATAATACCATAAGTCATACTGTACGTTATAACTTATAAATGCAATGTTAACATAGATAGCATTGTTAGAATGTTAACCGTGTCATCTTGTGTTTCTTCTTATATAAATAAGTACAGCATTTCAAAGAGGCCACTGATCAAACCCCCTTAGGTAACTCAGCTTCAAGTCAGACTGTGTTTGAAGAAAACTGAGAACATCCTCATAGCAGATCAGTAGATAGATCGTGTACCTTTGCTGCCTGTGATGACAGGCACGTTGCGTGGACGGGAGCGGCAATCAAAGATGATAGGTTTCTGCACCCAGGGAATGAGGAAGTGGGTCCCTTCACCAACAACGGCATCTTGCACTCCTCTGAAGCGGTCAAATATCACAGCCCGGTGCCCTGCATCAACTGTAGCATAGAGGACAGTTAGTTTCACCTATCCAAAGGTTTGTACATACAGTGtgcaggttttttgtttttttcatagtttataTGTCTACagcttttaaatattttgttgtgACTAgttaaaataacatgaattaCACTGCTGAAGTGCTACTGGATCCTCCATCCCAGTTATCTGGCTTCTCATGGTAATGTTTTAGTAAGCATGATCCTAAGTGGGAAGCATCACATacccaaaaaacacaagcaaacagaaacactgcAAATCATACACGACAATTTAACAACGTTACAACACAATGGAGGTTTCTGGAGACACTGAAAACATACTAGATGAATAATCTCTAATGAACATGCATATAATTTGTATACAACCTTGAATTAACATAGCTGGATCTATTGCATGCTTCACTGGCAGTTAGTATTTGTTAGTTTTCTATAGGAAACTGCTGCTTCTTAGTAAGTGTGTTATAGTGTTTATAAATGTACAGTGCATTTCTCTACTCTATAAATTGTTAAAATCTTTTATCTTTTCTAAATGCTGCCTCTTTGCTGACAAATGGTTAGAGATCCTGCAGTGTTCAAGGACATATGGATCACTTGTCAGGGAGGGAAAAAGCAGGTGATTCGTACTGTTAAGATAACCAACACTATCCTTAAAGTGAAGTGTTGCTCGGTATCCAACTGACCAGCACCTACCATTGAAAAGCGCAGAGTTCACAACACCTCCACCGATGGCGAGAGCCACCCCCAACTTCCCGATGGACTCGAACAGCTTGGCCATGACAGCAATCTGTTGGCAGTGAAAATGGGACAAAATGAATTAGTACACATAACCAACATTATCCATACGCTGTGTAACCCAGTTAAGTGTCAATAGAGGCACCTGGAGAGCCAGACTAAGTCCTCCTATCCAGTAATAGCTAGCTCCGGCCTTGGCTGAGAAATGCCAAGGCTGTGGGTGGTAGCTACTTAGCTCACTcgttagcattagctaactAAGGGAGCTGGCAAGCAAAGCACACTTAACCGAGCACTGTAGTTTACAGCTAACATTTAAACAACACATACATCAATACAAATACGTTACAAAAGGACAGAATGACAAAGCGTGTTACAGCCAAGTCCAAAATCGCACGCCGGGTGGTAGTACGCATGTCATTTGTCGCTGATGGACATGTTCGCCTTACTCAACACTGTGAAATCATGTAATTTATCGATAACTGATGAAAAACGTGTCCAGTTTGCGGTGCAATTATATTGCTCCAACCACGTTTGGCTATACATATAAGTATTTTCAATGTCACAAAACACACTGCATGTTATAACTCACCTCAGTTTTGCTCAGATGTCTATGACCTCCACCGGACACGACGTACAACACATGAAATACCTGCACCACAGCGCATGCGCGCAACACGTAACAACGTATCCTCCGATTGGACAAAGGCAGGACTTCTTCTTCTACGGCTTGTTTCGAGGTGTTCGCATTCAGTGTAATGATGCATTACTACCGCTCACTGATTCCAGCACCTGACTGGAGCTTACATCATTGAAGGATTTATTAATTGCTTGTTTGGTTTTTTAGATCAATACACTATTTACAATAAggcatttttttcaaatcacaAGGCAGGATTCTAAAGTGTAATATTATGATCTGTCACGTGTTTACAACGTTATGATATAGAATACAATGCTGCCTGCACACGTCTGTCTGATATCTATGAGATACTGGTGACTTCACATTATAAAACGCATAGCTAGTTTAGGTGCAGCTGTGTTGGAAATGTCAAAAACTCAAAGGCATCTGATacttaggaaaaaaaaaaaaaaaaagaaaccactgCTTTTTGAAAAGTGTCAGAAAggtaaagtaaaaacaaaagaagaacagTTGCAAAAAATTTAACAAGGCATTGTGTTGTAATTATATCttgtagttttttattttaatgtaaaatccTATTCTGAAAAATAGCGGTCAGTTTCTATGTCATATGTTATAGCTACAGTTAGACTGCACTTTGTCGCCCCCTGTCGCCGACACGACACATCACAGCAGTTCGCAGCCTAGTTTCACTTTTCTTCCATGGCTTCAGAAGTGTGGCGGCCGTTGTAAGATAGCGAGAATCGCCGTGAAACCTTTGTAAGGTCAGTAAATATGACAAATCTCACAGATATCCAGTGTATTTGGTGACAGATAGAATCAGCGTTGGGTGCAAACAGAAGATCCTTCGATGGTGCGTCAGGCTCGTTGTCAGTTTAGATTTTTTCCGACTGTGTTTCTTTCACTTCCTTGAAACTCAGCTCTGCAATGTGGCTTTCCCTCTCGCTGCTGCATGTAATTCTTCACATCCTGTCGCAATAAACACTCAATATTTAGCATATTATTTGCAGGGTGGCTGCAATATTAGACCATAGTATTTTGTGATCTAATAAAACTGATATAAAATTGCTGTACAATTCAAGccaagtatatatatatatatatatatatatatatatatatatatatatatatatatatatatatatgcttttGAAAAGCGAATGCTGATCCTAGAGCAGTTTCAGGCAGATTAGTTACCAACGGCAACAGCAAACTGTGCAGTAACTGGGAAGTAGGAAGgtaggaagaagaggaagaaggggcGTTCACTTCAACATCTGTCGCAATctgcacattttatttaatcCTTTCACATCTATGTCTGTATTGCAGACAGAGAGCGGATTTGAGCTAAACAGAGACTTaagttttttctttaacatttcagAGTAAAACCCCACAAATGTCTTTAAGATAAGTTAAATAGATATTTAGTAGTTGCTTTAACTTATCATTATAGcctgaaaaatgttttacagaaCCAGGTTAAGAGGAATCATTTGTGAGGCTGTAATACATTTGAAATTGCTAATTATTTTGtcataatataaaaaaataaaatattacctgaaATGGACATTTTTGATTCATGTTGGTGTAGTGTCCTAGTAACCCCCAATAGAGGGTGTTATATTATCAAATATGCTTCCTTTCTCTTTCACAAGGGTGGGGTCTTTGAATGGCTGCCGAATAATTCAACATCAAGATCTTAATGAATAGATGCTGTCTCTCAGCTTTTCCTCATTGTCCCATCCACATTCAGGCTCGCCGTTTGTGCAGAATCatgacatttttgtgttgcCGTCTTGCACTTCACGCAGCGGTGATTGTGTTTCTCCCAGCAGATGGCAGAGCCGGGCCGGACTGTGAGGGTGAATGGTCTGCCCACAGACACTGAGGATGCCAGGCTGAAAGATAAGCTGTTTATTCACTTCCTGAGAGAGAGGAACGGAGGAGGCGAAATAGACTCTGTCACTATTGTCAAGGCAACGCCCGTGTATGCCCTCATCACCTTTGAGGACAGTGGAGGTCAGTGGGGTCAGGATGTGTGCATGTGaagtagatagatagatagatagatagatagatagatagatagatagatagatagaaactTTATTGGTCCTTTACAGATTATTACTTTGTTACTCCCGCTACATTTGTAGTCTGGACAGCCACCACAACCATGCAAGATGTCGAGTAGAGGTTATGAGCTAAAATACCAGAATGGTACCAAAAACAGCTGTTAACTATAGGTatatataataatgatgatgtccAATGTCTAAAAGTGCTGCCTGTATCATCCAAAATTTTGAAAttacatataaaaaaataaaacagtatataAAACACATATACAACATGAATACCTCAAAAGCAGATGTGTGCATAACATACAAAAT contains:
- the phb gene encoding prohibitin 1, with the translated sequence MAKLFESIGKLGVALAIGGGVVNSALFNVDAGHRAVIFDRFRGVQDAVVGEGTHFLIPWVQKPIIFDCRSRPRNVPVITGSKDLQNVNITLRILFRPVSGQLPRIFTSIGEDYDERVLPSITTEVLKSVVARFDAGELITQRELVSRQVSEDLTERASTFGLILDDVSLTHLTFGKEFTEAVEMKQVAQQEAERARFVVEKAEQQKQAAIISAEGDSQAALLIANSLMEAGDGLVELRKLEAAEDIAFQLSRSRNVTYLPSGQGTLLQLPQ